A window of Patagioenas fasciata isolate bPatFas1 chromosome 5, bPatFas1.hap1, whole genome shotgun sequence contains these coding sequences:
- the SERPING1 gene encoding plasma protease C1 inhibitor isoform X1, translating to MPAVTCWLPLVWLVATAMATVTMVPTPEASPREAKLLRQHPTLPVPPHPAPEPTGVAGAPVPPVPTAPARPEDLPALDAPLNTTDLPGPTAPEGAAEELGTGANGTTAAPAPPTTQGPPGTSAPPCPEDEEPAEACGTPTGEQRAAVAEALGTFALRFYQHMAEAAQPDTNLLFSPINVAMGLSHLLLGARGETRERLAAVLAYPPGLPCVHGALRQLASAPGFFSAAQIFHHPELHLQPRFLNASWHLYGARPRALSGNESLDLLHVNEWVREASRGLLLGLLPVLPPQPQLLLLSAVHLRAAWRTPLEAKQTVLLPFLRPGRPPRLVPTMTSKKYPVGSFTDPHLQVQVGRLELSGGLSLVVLVPRGPLGALRTLEQSLDPPTFLGLLRRAAQTPLQATALALPRLRLDLALDVVALVHDMDFGLFLDAELCGLARGPAVVVDAARHRAVLALDEAGVEAAGAMATSVARTVLLLEALRPFLFVLWHDAGDIPLFMGRLSDPQP from the exons ATGCCCGCCGTGACGTGCTGGCTGCCCCTGGTGTGGCTGGTGGCCACAGCCATGGCCACCGTCACCATG GTGCCCACTCCAGAGGCCTCTCCCCGCGAGGCGAAGCTGCTCAGACAGCACCCGACGCTGCCGGTgcctccccatcctgccccagagCCGACAGGGGTTGCAGGGGCGCCCGTCCCGCCTGTGCCCACCGCCCCTGCCCGCCCCGAGGACCTGCCTGCCTTGGATGCCCCCCTGAACACCACGGACCTCCCCGGCCCCACGGCGCCTGAGGGAGCAGCCGAGGAGCTGGGCACCGGGGCCAACGGGACCACGGCAGCACCCGCACCCCCCACCACCCAGGGCCCCCCAGGCACCAGCGCCCCGCCGTGCCCCGAGGACGAGGAGCCGGCTGAGGCCTGCGGGACGCCCACCGGGGAGCAGCGGGCGGCCGTGGCCGAGGCGCTGGGCACCTTTGCCCTCCGCTTCTACCAGCACATGGCAGAGGCTGCTCAGCCCGACACCAACCTGCTCTTCTCCCCCATCAACGTGGCCATGGGGCTCTCGCACCTGCTGCTGG GCGCCCGTGGTGAGACCCGTGAGCGCCTGGCTGCCGTGCTGGCGTACCCGCCGGGGCTGCCCTGCGTGCACGGCGCCCTGCGGCAGCTCGCCAGCGCGCCCGGCTTCTTCTCTGCCGCGCAGATCTTCCACCACCCAG AGCTGCACCTCCAGCCCCGCTTCCTCAACGCCTCCTGGCACCTGTACGGCGCCCGCCCGAGAGCCCTGAGCGGCAACGAGAGCCTGGACCTGCTGCACGTCAACGAGTGGGTGCGAGAGGCCAgccgggggctgctgctgggactcctgcccgtgctgccgccccagccgcagctgctgctgctcagcgccGTCCACCTGCGTG CCGCCTGGCGCACGCCGCTAGAGGCCAAGCAGACGGTGCTGCTGCCCTTTCTGCGCCCCGGGCGCCCACCCCGCCTGGTGCCCACCATGACCAGCAAGAAGTACCCGGTGGGCTCCTTCACTGACCCCCACCTGCAGGTCCAG GTGGGTCGGCTGGAGCTGAGCGGGGGCCTGAGCCTGGTGGTGCTGGTGCCGCGGGGGCCCCTGGGGGCGCTGAGGACCCTGGAGCAGTCGCTGGACCCCCCCACCTTCCTGGGGCTGCTGCGGCGGGCGGCCCAGACCCCCCTCCAGGCcactgccctggccctgccccgCCTGCGCCTCGACCTGGCCCTGGACGTGGTGGCCCTGGTCCATGACATGG ACTTCGGGCTGTTTCTGGACGCGGAGCTGTGCGGGCTGGCGCGGGGCCCGGCGGTGGTGGTGGATGCCGCGCGGCACCGCGCAGTGCTGGCGCTGGACGAGGCCGGCGTGGAGGCGGCGGGTGCCATGGCCACCTCGGTGGCCCGCacggtgctgctgctggaggcccTGCGTCCCTTCCTCTTTGTCCTCTGGCACGACGCTGGTGACATCCCCCTCTTCATGGGCCGCCTGAGCGACCCTCAGCCCTga
- the CLP1 gene encoding polyribonucleotide 5'-hydroxyl-kinase Clp1 — protein MADDGGEEKKQVAKFELERETELRFEVEASQTVQLELLSGMAEVFGTELTRNKKFSFDAGAKVAVFTWHGCTVQLSGRTEVAYVSRDTPMLLYLNTHTALEQMRRQAEREDERGPRVMVVGPTDVGKSTVCRLLLNYAVRLGRRPTFVELDVGQGSVSIPGTMGALYIERPADVEEGFSLQAPLVYHFGSTTPGTNIKLYNKITSRLADVFNQRCEVNRRASVSGCVINTCGWVKGSGYQALVHAASAFEVDVVVVLDQERLYNELKRDLPHFVRTVLLPKSGGVVERSKDFRRECRDDRIREYFYGFRGCFYPHAFDVKFSDVKIYKVGAPTIPDSCLPLGMSQEDNQLKLVPVTPGRDMVHHLLSVSTADGPDDNISETSVAGFIVVTGVDLERQVFTVLSPAPRPLPKSFLLIMDIRFMDLK, from the exons ATGGCGGACGACGGCGGCGAGGAGAAGAAGCAGGTGGCCAAGTTCGAGCTGGAGCGGGAGACGGAGCTGCGCTTCGAGGTGGAGGCGTCGCAGAcggtgcagctggagctgctgagcGGCATGGCCGAGGTGTTCGGCACCGAGCTCACGCGCAACAAGAAGTTCAGCTTCGACGCGGGCGCCAAGGTGGCCGTGTTCACCTGGCACGGCTGCACCGTGCAGCTCAGCGGCCGCACCGAGGTGGCCTACGTGTCCAGGGACACCCCTATGCTGCTGTACCTCAACACGCACACGGCGCTGGAGCAGATGCGGCGGCAGGCGGAGCGGGAGGACGAGCGCGGGCCCCGCGTCATGGTGGTGGGACCCACCGACGTGGGCAAGTCCACCGTGTGCCGCCTGCTGCTGAACTACGCGGTGCGGCTGGGCCGCCGGCCCACGTTCGTGGAGCTGGACGTGGGGCAGGGCTCCGTGTCCATCCCCGGCACCATGGGCGCGCTCTACATCGAGCGCCCGGCCGACGTGGAGGAGGGGTTCTCGCTGCAGGCGCCGCTCGTCTACCACTTCGGCTCCACCACGCCCGGCACCAACATCAAGCTCTACAACAAG ATCACATCCCGCCTGGCCGACGTCTTCAACCAGCGCTGCGAGGTGAACCGCCGCGCCTCGGTCAGCGGCTGCGTCATCAACACCTGCGGCTGGGTGAAGGGCTCGGGCTACCAGGCGCTGGTGCACGCCGCCTCCGCCTTTGAGGTGGACGTGGTGGTGGTGCTGGACCAGGAGCGGCTCTACAACGAGCTGAAGCGGGACCTGCCACACTTCGTGCGCACCGTCCTGCTGCCCAAGTCCGGCGGCGTGGTGGAGCGCTCCAAGGACTTCCGCCGCGAGTGCCGCGACGACCGCATCCGCGAGTACTTCTACGGCTTCCGCGGCTGCTTCTACCCGCACGCCTTTGACGTCAAGTTCTCCGATGTCAAGATCTACAAGGTGGGGGCTCCCACCATCCCGGACTCGTGCCTGCCGCTGGGCATGTCGCAGGAGGACAACCAGCTGAAGCTGGTGCCGGTGACGCCGGGGCGGGACATGGTGCACCACCTGCTCAGCGTCAGCACGGCCGACGGCCCCGACGACAACATCTCGGAGACCAGCGTGGCCGGGTTCATCGTGGTGACGGGCGTGGACCTGGAGCGGCAGGTGTTCACCGTGCTGTCCCCCGCGCCGCGCCCGCTGCCCAAGAGCTTCCTGCTCATCATGGACATCCGCTTCATGGACCTCAAGTAG
- the YPEL4 gene encoding protein yippee-like 4, with product MAGPGCPAGGGARLRRKWRQSGAPGPPGGGSCAAVAMAAARGLRPERPVRRQRPGPPAAPLRLIRASCACSPPRSSACSPARGEFGGHREHGGHGGHGGTEEPAVPAAHPGGGADVGGAGGDVTAAGDESRCRDAAPGTQRPPRGQRQRRQRGQRGQRQAAAPLFRLLLSWGGPGRPCPPHLRAGGTTALGALLRCFPCERLCGGCAVPPVPPRPPGALPPAAPPPRRRLPPRTFRSYLPRCHRTYSCVHCRAHLARHDELISKSFQGSHGRAYLFNSVVNVGCGPAEQRLLLTGLHSVSDIFCQSCKTTLGWKYEQAFESSQKYKEGKFIIEMSHMVKENGWD from the exons ATGGCGGGCCCGGGCTGCCCTGCGGGGGGCGGCG CGAGGCTGCGCCGGAAGTGGCGCCAGAGCGGCGCGCCCGGACCGCCGGGCGGGGGGAGCTGCGCTGCGGTTGCTATGGCAGCCGCGCGGGGCCTCCGG CCCGAGCGCCCGGTCCGCCGGCAGCGCCCGGGGCCGCCTGCAGCTCCTCTGCGGCTCATCCGCGCCTCCTGTGCGTGCAGCCCCCCGCGGTCATCTGCGTGTTCCCCGGCGCGGGGAGAGTTCGGGGGACACAGggaacatgggggacacgggggacacggggggaccgaGGAGCCGGCGGTGCCCGCAGCGCATCCTGGCGGCGGGGCTGACGTCGGAGGTGCGGGCGGTGACGTCACGGCGGCGGGGGATGAGTCACGGTGCCGTGATGCAGCCCCGGGCACGcagcggccgccccggggacagcggcagcggcggcagcggggacagcggggacagcggcaggCG GCCGCCCCCCTTTTCCGCCTCCTGCTCTCCTGGGGGggcccggggcggccgtgccccCCCCACCTCCGCGCGGGAGGAACGACGGCGCTGGGCGCTCTGCTGCGCTGCTTCCCCTGCGAGCGGCTCTGCGGGGGCTGCGCGGtgccccccgtgcccccgcgcccccccggggctctgccgcccgccgcgccgcccccccgccgccgcctgccCCCCCGCACGTTCCGCAGTTACCTGCCGCGCTGCCACCGCACCTACAGCTGCGTGCACTGCCGGGCGCACCTGGCCCGGCACGACGAGCTCATCTCCAAG TCCTTCCAGGGCAGCCATGGCCGTGCCTACCTGTTCAACTCGGT GGTGAACGTGGGCTGCGGGCCGgcggagcagcggctgctgctgacGGGGCTGCACTCGGTGTCCGACATCTTCTGCCAGAGCTGCAAGACCACCCTGGGCTGGAAATAC GAACAGGCGTTCGAGAGCAGCCAGAAGTACAAGGAGGGGAAGTTCATCATCGAGATGTCGCACATGGTGAAGGAGAACGGCTGGGACTGA
- the UBE2L6 gene encoding ubiquitin/ISG15-conjugating enzyme E2 L6: MAARIIKELEEARRWGGARDLRRLDGDVLRWTGLLLPNNPPYNAGAFRFNLTFSPHHPLVPPHATLCTRIYHPSVSTDGHVCQPLTSDQHWVPTTRAVQVLQDLLLLLDSPDPERVLRPDLARELQEQPKVFQRRAEEHTRRHAERRPEP, from the exons ATGGCCGCGAGGATCATCAAG gagctggaggaggcgcGGCGCTGGGGCGGGGCCCGCGACCTGCGGCGGCTGGACGGGGACGTGCTGCGCTGGACCGGGCTCCTGCTGCCC AACAACCCCCCGTACAACGCAGGCGCCTTCCGCTTCAACCTGACCTTCTCCCCCCACCACCCGCTGGTTCCCCCCCACGCCACCCTCTGCACCCGCATCTACCATCCCAGCGTGAGCACCGACGGCCACGTCTGCCAGCCCCTCACCTCCGACCAGCACTGGGTGCCCACCACCCGTGCCGTCCAAG tgctgcaggacctgctgctgctgctggacagcCCGGACCCCGAGCGGGTGCTGCGGCCGGATCTGGCCCGtgagctccaggagcagcccaaggtttTCCAGCGTCGGGCAGAGGAACACACCCGGCGCCACGCGGAGCGGCGGCCAGAACCCTGA
- the SERPING1 gene encoding plasma protease C1 inhibitor isoform X2: protein MPAVTCWLPLVWLVATAMATVTMVPTPEASPREAKLLRQHPTLPVPPHPAPEPTGVAGAPVPPVPTAPARPEDLPALDAPLNTTDLPGPTAPEGAAEELGTGANGTTAAPAPPTTQGPPGTSAPPCPEDEEPAEACGTPTGEQRAAVAEALGTFALRFYQHMAEAAQPDTNLLFSPINVAMGLSHLLLGARGETRERLAAVLAYPPGLPCVHGALRQLASAPGFFSAAQIFHHPELHLQPRFLNASWHLYGARPRALSGNESLDLLHVNEWVREASRGLLLGLLPVLPPQPQLLLLSAVHLRAAWRTPLEAKQTVLLPFLRPGRPPRLVPTMTSKKYPVGSFTDPHLQVQVGRLELSGGLSLVVLVPRGPLGALRTLEQSLDPPTFLGLLRRAAQTPLQATALALPRLRLDLALDVVALVHDMGCHWPLPSPCAGPFPQWPQCPWCFPMSPGSPSAPMFLASPMSPVPLTYPTAPSAHNVPFVPSVS, encoded by the exons ATGCCCGCCGTGACGTGCTGGCTGCCCCTGGTGTGGCTGGTGGCCACAGCCATGGCCACCGTCACCATG GTGCCCACTCCAGAGGCCTCTCCCCGCGAGGCGAAGCTGCTCAGACAGCACCCGACGCTGCCGGTgcctccccatcctgccccagagCCGACAGGGGTTGCAGGGGCGCCCGTCCCGCCTGTGCCCACCGCCCCTGCCCGCCCCGAGGACCTGCCTGCCTTGGATGCCCCCCTGAACACCACGGACCTCCCCGGCCCCACGGCGCCTGAGGGAGCAGCCGAGGAGCTGGGCACCGGGGCCAACGGGACCACGGCAGCACCCGCACCCCCCACCACCCAGGGCCCCCCAGGCACCAGCGCCCCGCCGTGCCCCGAGGACGAGGAGCCGGCTGAGGCCTGCGGGACGCCCACCGGGGAGCAGCGGGCGGCCGTGGCCGAGGCGCTGGGCACCTTTGCCCTCCGCTTCTACCAGCACATGGCAGAGGCTGCTCAGCCCGACACCAACCTGCTCTTCTCCCCCATCAACGTGGCCATGGGGCTCTCGCACCTGCTGCTGG GCGCCCGTGGTGAGACCCGTGAGCGCCTGGCTGCCGTGCTGGCGTACCCGCCGGGGCTGCCCTGCGTGCACGGCGCCCTGCGGCAGCTCGCCAGCGCGCCCGGCTTCTTCTCTGCCGCGCAGATCTTCCACCACCCAG AGCTGCACCTCCAGCCCCGCTTCCTCAACGCCTCCTGGCACCTGTACGGCGCCCGCCCGAGAGCCCTGAGCGGCAACGAGAGCCTGGACCTGCTGCACGTCAACGAGTGGGTGCGAGAGGCCAgccgggggctgctgctgggactcctgcccgtgctgccgccccagccgcagctgctgctgctcagcgccGTCCACCTGCGTG CCGCCTGGCGCACGCCGCTAGAGGCCAAGCAGACGGTGCTGCTGCCCTTTCTGCGCCCCGGGCGCCCACCCCGCCTGGTGCCCACCATGACCAGCAAGAAGTACCCGGTGGGCTCCTTCACTGACCCCCACCTGCAGGTCCAG GTGGGTCGGCTGGAGCTGAGCGGGGGCCTGAGCCTGGTGGTGCTGGTGCCGCGGGGGCCCCTGGGGGCGCTGAGGACCCTGGAGCAGTCGCTGGACCCCCCCACCTTCCTGGGGCTGCTGCGGCGGGCGGCCCAGACCCCCCTCCAGGCcactgccctggccctgccccgCCTGCGCCTCGACCTGGCCCTGGACGTGGTGGCCCTGGTCCATGACATGG GATGTCACTGGCCCCTCCCCAGTCCCTGTGCAGGTCCCTTCCCCCAGTGGCCCCAATGTCCCTGGTGTTTcccgatgtccccagggtcccccagtgcccccatgttCCTGgcctcccccatgtccccagtgcccctgaCATACCCCACTGCCCCCAGTGCCCATaatgtcccctttgtccccagtgtctccTAG
- the SMTNL1 gene encoding smoothelin-like protein 1, with product MEPQGEADTPTSETPTAETPTPDTPSSETLDTPTPDTGTSETPTLGTPTPGTPASDTPPHPAAGTRAEGPGERSREAAAPHGGRDPRAAGGDGQGTGAAGDTGGDSGVAGDTRGDTEGAGDVEGDAGAAGDTGSDTGAAGDAGADNGTTGDLRGDSGVAGDTRVDTEGAGDVGGDTGAAGDKGGDSGGAGEAEDDTGEGAAGNAGHDAGAEAPKGAGGDTGGTGAAGRDVGGDAGVEAAGGPGGAAAGGAQEAAGPGPAAAGTTRGRQEPAWLQDEEDELWPEFAPCSPPGEVTSPTSLSPIPPVSPTSPASPTSPTAGTTEGPGGGERGAPARGARGRAPPGTAGPRPRPEGAGGRPRVNTRAQGRSAILEKFGGAATGPAPHLKRAGGTATVKAMLLEWCRARTRGYQHVDVQNFSGSWGSGLAFCALLHSFFPDAFEYGSLEPGARRHNFALAFATAEERAGCAPLLEVEDMVRLPVPDAKCVYTYLQELYRCLVAKGLVKTKKR from the exons ATGGAGCCCCAGGGAGAGGCTGACACCCCCACCTCGGAGACCCCCACCGCGGAGACCCCCACCCCTGACACCCCCAGCTCGGAGACTCTTGACACCCCCACTCCGGACACCGGCACCTCGGAGACCCCTACCCTGGGCACCCCGACCCCCGGCACCCCTGCCTCGGACACCCCTCCTCACCCCGCTGCGGGGACGAGGGCCGAAGGGCCGGGGGAGCGCAGCCGGGAAGCGGCAGCTCCACATGGCGGGAGGGACCCCCGGGCAGCGGGGGGTGATGGGCAGGGGACAGGGGCAGCAGGGGACACAGGAGGTGACAGTGGAGTAGCAGGGGACACAAGGGGTGACACTGAGGGAGCGGGGGACGTGGAGGGTGACGCTGGGGcagcaggggacacagggagtGACACTGGGGCAGCAGGAGACGCAGGGGCTGACAATGGGACAACAGGGGACTTGAGGGGTGACAGTGGAGTAGCAGGGGACACAAGGGTTGACACTGAGGGAGCAGGGGACgtggggggtgacactggggcagCAGGAGACAAAGGAGGTGACAGTGGCGGCGCCGGGGAGGCGGAGGATGACACCGGCGAAGGGGCTGCAGGGAATGCCGGGCACGATGCCGGGGCAGAAGCACCGAAGGGGGCCGGGGGTGACACCGGCGGCACAGGGGCCGCCGGGCGCGATGTCGGGGGTGATGCCGGGGTAGAGGCAGCCGGGGGccccgggggggcggcggcggggggcgcgcaGGAGGCGGCTGGGCCGGGGCCGGCAGCAGCGGGAACAACCCGGGGCCGCCAG GAGCCCGCCTGGCTgcaggatgaggaggatgagctGTGGCCCGAGTTCGCCCCCTGCTCACCCCCCGGGGAGGTCACCAGCCCCACGTCTCTGTCTCCCataccccccgtgtcccccacatccccggcgtcccccacatcccccacag CCGGCACCACCGAGGGCCCGGGGGGCGGCGAGAG gggtGCACcggcgcggggggcgcggggccgtGCGCCCCCCGGGACGGCGGGGCCGAGGCCGAGGCCggagggggccggggggcggccgcGGGTGAACACCCGGGCACAGGGGCGCAGCGCCATCCTGGAGAAGTTCGGAGG CGCAGCCACGGGCCCGGCCCCGCACCTGAAGCGGGCGGGGGGCACGGCCACGGTGAAGGCGATGCTGCTGGAGTGGTGCCGCGCCCGGACCCGCGGGTACCAG CACGTGGACGTGCAGAACTTCTCGGGGAGCTGGGGCAGCGGGCTGGCCTTCTGCGCCCTGCTGCACAGCTTCTTCCCCGACGCCTTCGAGTACGGCAGCCTGGAGCCCGGCGCCCGCCGCCACAACTTCGCCCTGGCCTTCGCCACCGCCGA GGAGCGGGCGGGCTGTGCCCCGCTGCTGGAGGTGGAGGACATGGTGCGGCTCCCGGTGCCTGACGCCAAGTGCGTGTACACGTACCTGCAGGAGCTGTACCGCTGCCTGGTGGCCAAGGGGCTGGTGAAGACAAAGAAGCGCTGA